From the genome of Methanofollis sp. UBA420:
GCCGGGAGCGAACGGAACGAATACTTTACGGCCTTTCTCGTACTGAGAGTTCTTCTCCTTGCGCTCTCGGTGACCGCACTCCTTGCCATCCGACCGTTCATCGACGCCCTCCAGGGCGAAGGGATAGTATTCTGGCTGGTGCTTGCGCTGTTTATCGGGGTCTTCACCGGCGTCACGGGAAATGGGGTCTATGGAGAAGGGAAGGTCGGCGTGAACCAGAGCGGAGGTTTCCTGAACAATCTGGTAAAAATTCTTCTCCAGGTGGTCGCCGTCTTCTTCGGGTATGGTGTCGCCGGACTTGTCGGCGGGTTCGTCGCCGGTCTTTTCGTTGGTGGCCTTTTCAACCTCAGGTTCCTCTCTCTCAGACCGGCATGGTTCACAAGGCGCCACCTCAGAAACCTCAGCACCTTCTCATTCTGGATCTTCCTCGCGTCGAGCGGCGTGATCATCTTCTCGTACGCCGACACGATCCTGGTCGGCTACTTCATGACCGATGCCGACGTCAGTGTCTACCAGATCGCCTTCCAGTTCACCGCCGCCGCGGCCTTCACCACCACGGCGCTCCGCACGACCCTCTACCCAAAAATCAGCCGCTGGCACGCCGACCGGCACCCGGCCTGGATCGCCAATTCCCTCTCGCGCGCCTTCACCTACTCCCTCCTCCTCGCGGTCCCGGTCGCGGTCGGCGGCTGGGTCCTCGGCGACCGCCTCCTCTACTTCTTCTATGGTGCGGGCTTTGCCGAAGGGGCAGCGGTGCTCGGCATCCTCCTCCTCGTGCAGGTGATCAATGTCTTCATGTACCTTCAGACGATGACGCTCAGTGCCATCGACCGCCCCAGGGAGTCCTTCTATGCCACCGGCACCGCGGCGGTCGTGAACGTCGTCCTCGATCTCGCCCTCATCCCCATCCTCGGGATCGAGGGGGCGGCGGTCGCCACCCTCGTAACGATGGTCGTCAACGCCACCATCGCTCGTCACTATCTTTCAAAACAGATCACGGTGCGTCTCGAACGCGGCCCGGTCCTTCACATCCTCCTCGCCGCGGGAGCGATGGCCCTCGTGCTCATCCTGTACCGGACTGTCATCCCCCTCACAAACGTCTTCGTCGTCCTCGCCGCCGTCGCCCTCGGCGGGATTGTGTATGGACTTGTGCTCATGAAGGCTGATCGTAGCATCCACGACGAACTCCGCGACCTCGTCGTGCAGCTCGGGGTGCCCTGGCCGCGGTGGCTGTGAATATCGGGGGAGTGCGTGAAAAGGCGTGAGGATCGGATTTGCCGCCCTAGATCAGAAAATTTTTCCCGTAATCTTTGCGCCGGGGGTTTCATACCTCGGAGATCCACAAGAATGTTCACTCGCGTATGCTTGGGCCAGGTTTTCATGCTGTGCAAAGAGACGAAGGCCTCCACTTTTCCTGCTGGCGTCTCTTTTGAGAGACGTACATGACTCCCGGCCTGGCCGCTTACGGTGAAACCATACTCTTTTGAGAAGATTTTATCACCGTCTCGCCGGAGATCGGCTTACGCCCCGGGCACCACCGGCCACCTCAAATATCGTGATGATGGGCCTTCTTCTCTCTTCTAACGGAAAATCTGTGCACCTGTCACCGAGTGCACGAGCCTCACGCCAGAGGTGTGAGGCTTCGGCAAGATACAACTCCGTGGCTTCCTTGAGGTTTGCTACCGACTCTTCCCCCGTCTCTCCCTGACCGACGGTGCCCACTTCCGGGCATCCGGGTACATGTCATCTTCTCCAGAGAGCACAGCCGTGAAGGTCTTCATGATCTCATCACCGGGGTATCATCGCCCTTCAGAGAGATACTGCTGAAAAAGATAGCATGAGGGGCATCACGAGACCATGGCCGAGTCCGGTATCCTATCGGGGACTGAAAACCCCGCAACCTCTATCATCCCGGAAAGGGACGATCCTGTATGTACAGACAAAAAACAGAGGGGACGTAATGCCGCGTGAAGCGCTCTATGTGGGACTTGCCTGCCTCGTCGCGGCCGCTGCCCTCTGGTTTCTCACGGCCAACCTCACGGTGAGCGGCCTCCTCGCCCTCATCGGCATCGTCCTCGTCCTCCTCGGAATGCAGACGTCGGAATATACAGAGGAACCGGAGGACGACGAGGAGACAGACCGGGAGGAATAACCTCCACATATCTCATGAGACAAGCGCGGGTCCCCCGCCAAAATCAGGATAAGCCCCGGGAAGACAGAATACGAAATCCCGATGGGAGATTGCCATCCCTCTCCTATCCTGATGATCTTTCCTCAAAAAAAGGGTCGGCGAGATCCTGGAAGGGCTATCGCCGTGACCCGGCCCGCCGCCTGATCTCGGCGGCGACAAAGTCCAGCACCGCCTCTTTTTCGAGCATCGCATCGACGAGGACGAAGCGTTCGGGCTCGGCCTCCGCAAACTGGAGATAGTTTGCCTGGACGGCGGCGAGAACCGCAGCCTCCTCGAAGTGCTCCTTGTGCTCCTTGAGCCGCGTGACCGCCGCCTCCACCGGGAGGACGCAGAGGAAGGTGAGATCGGGGACGACGGTGAAGGGGGCGTGGACGGCCCGCAGCCATCCTTCGGGGTCGGGCATCGTCCCCTGCAGTGTCACCGCCTGGTACGCGTACCGGGAGTCCGAGTACCTGTCGGAGATGACAATTTTCCCCTCCTCAAGGGCCGGCCTGACGACATGGGTGAGGTGGGCGGCATGGTCGGCGACAAAGAGGAGGCACTCGGTGACGGGGTCGCGGTTCTCGGCGATCGCGCGCCGCACCGCCTCGCCCACCCAGGTGGCGCCGGGCTCGCGGGTGACCACGGGACCGAGGTCGGCAAGGGCGCCGGCAAGGCCGGCGACGAGCGTGCTCTTCCCGCTCCCGTCGATCCCCTCGACGGTCACGAGCATGTCCGCCCCTCCTCCACCCATGCGCGGGGGATCGTCCCCCTGTGCACGCCCGTTGCCACGATGGCGCCGTCGAACCCCGCGCCCTCAATGACGTCGAGGTCGCGCACCCCGGCGACGCCCCCGCCCCAGAGGAGGCGGCCCGGATAGGCGGCCCGGATCTCTTCGAGGTCGGCAGGCAGGCCGCAGCCCGTCCCGACGCCCCCGACATTCAGAAGGATGCACCCGGCAAAGGGGAGGTCAGCTGCCCTCTTCAGCACGGCGACCGGGGCCTCTCCCGACGGGATCACCAGCCCGCCCTTCACGTCGACAGAGAGGAAAGAGCCAGGATAACGTGCGAGGTCCTCCCCTGCAGTCTCTGTCCCGACGACATTGACGACGCCGCCCATCAGGTCGGCCGGGCCGCGGCACCCCCTGTCGACATAGCACCGATCCACCATATCGGCAAGACGCCGGATCACATTTTCGTGATCGCCAACGCCCTCGATACGGTCAAGGTCCGCGATATAGAGGTACTTCGGTGCGAGGTCCTCGCAGTAGGCGACAGGCTCGGCCGAGCGCGCCAGACCCCATGTGAGAGGGGCATAGGTCTCCCGCTCCCCCTTCGCCCCATGGACGACAGAACCGCCTTTCAGGTCCATTGCAAGAATACATTCCATGACTTCAACGCAATCACTATTAGGATTAAAGATCATTAATTCCTATGCGATTATTGGTCAGCCCTAGCAGTATTGAGGAGGCCCAATCCGCACTCGCAGCCGACATCATCGACGTGAAAAAACCGTCCGAAGGATCGCTCGGCGCCAACTTCCCCTGGGTGATCCGGGGGATCAAGGAGATGGCGGAAAAACCGGTCAGTGCTGCCATAGGCGATTTTGATTACAAACCTGGAGGCGCAGCCCTTGCAGCATACGGGGCTGCGTGCGCTGGTGCTGACTATATCAAGGTCGGGCTCATGTTCGACGGCAGGGATAAAGCCTACGAACTGAGCAGGGCCGTTGTGAAAGCAGTTAAGGACGAATTCCCGGAGAAAACCGTCGTTATCGCCGCATATTCCGATTACGAGAGGCTCGGCACGATCTCTCCCTTCGTCGCCGCCGAAGCGGCAGCCGAAGCAGGCGCCGACGTCGCCATGATCGACACCGGCAGGAAAGACGGAAAGAGCACCTTCTCGTTCATGGATGCGGACGCCCTTGCCACCTTTACCGAACAGAACCGCAGCCTCGGGGTGGCGACGGCCCTTGCAGGTTCGCTGAAATTTGAAGACCTCACCACCCTCAAGACCATCGACCCCGAGATCATCGGGGTGCGCGGCATGGTCTGCGGCGGTGACCGGACCGATGCCATCCGCCCTGAACTGGTGGAAAAGGCACTTGCCATGATCAGGTGAGCATGATGTATGCCGAAAAACTGAACGTGCCCACGGCCCTCACCTTCGACGACGTCCTCCTTGTCCCGGCGGCGTCCCTTGTCGAACCGAGCGAGGCCGATGTCCACGCAATCTTCTCGAAGAACATTCCCCTGAATATCCCGATCGTCTCGTCCGCGATGGACACGGTGACCGAGTCGGAGATGGCCATCGCCCTTGCCCGCCTCGGCGGCATCGGCGTGATCCACCGGAACATGAAGCCTGAGCGGGAAGTGGAGATGGTCAGCCGGGTGAAGCGTGCGGAAGATCTGATCGAGCGCGAGGTGCTCTCTGTCGGGCCTGACGCCACCCTCTCCGAGGTGGAGGAACTGATGAACAAGCACGGCATCGGCGGGGTGCCGGTCATCGAGAAGAACCACCTTGTCGGGATCATCTCGCGCCGCGACATCAGGGCGATCGTCCACCGCCGGGGCAAAGAGGCGGTCCGCTCGATCATGACGACGGCGCCGATCACGGCCCGCGAGGACGTCACCGCCGAAACGGCGCTGGAGACGATGTACTCGAGCAAGGTCGAGCGCCTGCCGGTCACCAACGGCGACGGGAGACTGCTCGGCATCATCACGATGCAGGACATCCTGGAGAAGCGCGCCTATCCCCTGGCAAACAGGGACGCGGACGGGAGCCTCAGGGTCGCCGCGGCTGTCGGCCCCTTCGACTTCGAGAGGGCGATGATGCTCGACGAGGCCGGGGTGGACGCGATCGTGGTGGACTGCGCCCACGGCCATAACCTCCATGTGGTGAAGGCGGTGCGCGAGATCAAGGCGAGCGCAAAGGCCGACATCGTCGCGGGGAACATCGCCACTGCGGCGGCGGCCTCCGAACTCTCCGACACCGTCGACGGCCTCAAGGTCGGGATCGGGCCGGGCTCGATCTGCACGACCAGGATCGTGGCAGGCGTCGGTGTCCCGCAGGTCTCGGCGATCAGCAGCGTCGCCGACGTGGCAGGGCCTCTCGGCATCCCGGTCATCGCGGACGGCGGCGTCCGGTACTCGGGCGATATCGCCAAGGCGATCGCCGCGGGCGCAAACTGCGTGATGATGGGCAGTCTTCTTGCCGGGACAGACGAGGCACCGGGTCGTGTGATCGCCATGCAGGGCCGGAAGTACAAGCAGTACCGCGGTATGGGGTCACTCGGCGTCATGAGCGGCGGCGAGTCCTCGGACCGGTACTTCCAGAAGAAGGGGATAGGCAGGACCAAGTACGTCCCCGAGGGCGTGGAAGGGGCGATCCCCTATGTCGGGAATGTCTCCGATGTCGTGTACCAGCTCGTCGGCGGCCTCAAGTCGGCGATGGGCTACACGGGGTCGGCGACGATCGAGGACCTCAGGACGAAGGGGATGTTTGTCAGGATCACGGCGGCCGGGATGGGCGAGTCCCACCCGCACAACATCCTCATCACCGACGAGGCCCCGAACTACCGGCTGATGAGCTGATATCATCCCCATTTATATTTTATGAACACTAACATCTGGTAAGGATGCTCGATAACGGTGAAGTCTCCCGCCTCCTTGATATCCTCGGGAACAGGAACAGGAGGCGGATCATCGATCTTCTCAGGCTTAAGCCCTGCTTTGTCACCGAGATCTCGGACAAACTGATGATCTCGCCGAAGGCGGTGATCGAACATCTGCAGATGATGGAGCAGGAGGAGATCCTCTCTTCGTTCCACGACGACCGTCGGCGGAAGTATTATTGTCTGGTACGTGAGATCAGGGTCGATGTCAGGCTTGAGGGGAACGAGACGGGCCCTTTTCCCCGGCCAGGAGAGAGCAGGGGGGCGAAATATCTCACCGCACTCTTCATGCTCACCAGGATGCTCCGCACGCGGGACAGTCTCATCGCAAACCTCGAAGAGATCGAGCGGGACATCGAGGTCAAGATGAATGATGTGGTGAAGTACAGCAGGGAGATCCTCTCGAACGAGACCGAGATGGACCTGGTGCTGGCCCTTGCCCACTGTACCCTCACCCTGCAGGATCTCGAAGAGTACACCGGTCTCGAAGCCGAACCGGTGGAAGCGATGCTCGAAGACCTTATCGGAAAAGGGATCGTGGAACAGAACGGGAAAGAGTATATGCTGCGTGTTTCCTATGCCGAACAACCCTTATGACGAAATTTTCAAGAGCCTGGCAAAGATCCTCGGCGAGATGACGGCCGAAGGCGGCGAACCGCCGCGGATCATCGGGTGCACGATCATCGCCGGCGGCGGGGCGCCGCACCGGGAGGAGGAGATGCCCGAGGACGACGACGGCATCGACTACGAGGTGGTCGAGGGCGAGGACTGCGTCTATGTCACGGCAGAGGTCCCGCCGGAGGCAGAGGTCGCGGCCGAGTTCGGGCCCCGCGAGGTGACGTTGACGGTCGGCGATGCGACGGAGACGATTGACCTGGAGGCCGACATCGACGGGGAAGGGAGTTCGTACTCGGTCAACAACGGCATCCTCGACGTCGTCTGCAGGAAGGCCGGGAAAACGGCCTGAAACTTTTTTTATTTTTTTATTCTGGGAGAGGGTCCGCTTTTTCAAAGAGGGTACCGGGGGACGGGCTCGAAAGTCACAAACGTTCGTGTCTCCATTCTGTCATCCTCTGAATTAGGATCAGACGGGGAAAGCAGGACAGGACATCTTGAGAGGGAGATTGCCATCTACCCTCTATCCTGTACCGGGGGAAACGAGCGTTAGGGAATTCGAGAAATACGGGAAAATCGAAGATTTTCCTGTTCTGGCAAATCTATGCTTTGTCGTTGACCGAAGGTTTTCGCTGACGGGGGCTGCGAGCGTCAGCGAGCATGAGAAAAACGTAGTTTTTCGAGCGGTAGTCCCCCGGACAAGATGACGATCCACCGCCTTCCCAATACCGCCCACCAGGGGACTACGCCCCCAGACCTCGAAAATCAAAGATTTTCCCGACTCCCTTCGGTCGTCCCCGCTCAGGATTGGACCGGGGAAGACAGAGCAGTAGATCCTCTGGAAAGAATACCAATCCCCCTCGACCCTAATGGCGGGTGCGAATGAAGTGAGTTAGAGAACACAGGATATGGAAATATCCTGTTAGGGCAGATCTCCGACCTGCCAAGGGTCAAAGACCTTCGAGCGGCAGCTCCCCGGCAAGGACGGCGGCACACCAACCGTCACCTCTATGTCATCAGGCGCCCCATCACCTCCCGATGAAATATATCGTCACCGGCGGCGCAGGATTTATCGGCTCCCATATCGCCGAGGCACTCAGAGACAGGCACGAGGTCGTCGTCATCGACGACTTCTCGACAGGCCACCCTGAGAACCTCAGGGGTTTCGACGTCACTCTCGTGGAAGGGAGCGTGGCCGACCTCCCCCTCCTGCAGGAGATATTCGCCGGTGCCGACGGCGTCTTCCACCAGGCGGCGATCGCCTCGGTGCCGAAGTCTGTCGCCGACCCCCTCGCCACCCACGAGGCGAACCTCACCGGCACCCTGAACGTCCTCCTCGCGGCACGGGACGCCGGCGTGCGGAAGGTGGTCCTCGCCTCCTCCTCTGCCGTCTACGGCGAGAGCCCCGAACTCCCGAAGAGAGAGGGGATGCTCCCCGAACCCCTCTCGCCATACGCCGTCTCCAAACTTGCGGGCGAACACTATGCCGCCTCCTTCTCGCGGCTGTACGGCCTGCAGGCCGTCTGCCTGCGGTACTTCAACGTCTTCGGCCCGCGGCAGGACCCCTCCTCCCCGTACTCGGGGGTGATCTCAATCTTTGCAGACCGCATTCTCGCGGGCAAACCGATCACCATCTATGGCGACGGCGAGCAGACGCGGGACTTCGTCTATGTCGCCGACGTCGTCAGGGCCAACCTCCGCGCCATGGAGGGCGGCGCCGAAGGAGTCTTCAACATCGCCCGCGGCCGCACGACCACCCTGAACGCCCTTGCAGAGACGATGATGCGGGCCGCGGGCAGGACGGTGGAGGTCAGGCACGCGGAGGCGCGGGCAGGCGATATCAGGCACTCGTGCGCCGACATCGAACGGGCGCGGGAGATCCTCGGGTGGGCGCCCGAGTGGGGGCTTGAGGACGGCCTTGCCCGGACGATCCGGGCGGCAGGCCCTCAGCGGTTGTGACCGGCCTTCTCCCTGATGAGGTGGCGGATCGCGCCGAAAAAGAAGGGCCGCAGGCTTTCGTGCCTCAGGTCAGACACCACCGTCCTGATCGCCGCCGCGGGGACGCTGCCCATCCCCCTCTCCCGCATCTTCCTGAAGACCGCACCTTTTTCGATCGAGTTCCCGTTCCCACCCGTCTGCCCTGCGGCCGCCGAGGACCGGGAGACATTCGGGAAGCGGTTCGTGCAGTAGACCCTGAACGCGTCCTTATACCACGCCTGCCTGTACTGCTCCTCCGAGTCGAAGACCTGCAGGTGCCGCCGGAAACACTCCTGCCTCTCTTCGTCGTTCGCCATGACGATCAGCCTCTTCTCCAGGTCGATATGGTAGTAATACCGGGTGAGGGCGATCTCGCCGCCGTCCTCGATCTCCACCCCGAGACAGTACGAGTCGCAGGTGTACGAGACATTGTGGTGGGTCGGGACGTCGAAACAGAAGTTTCCAAGGCCATAGACGATGGTCCGCCCGTCGACTGTCTCGATGCCCTGTGGGGCATGGGCATGGTGGCCGATGACCAGGTCGGCCCCGGCACGGGCGATCTCGTGGAAAAAAGCCCGTCTTTTCGGTTCGGGGACGATATTGTACTCGGTCCCGCCATGGTAGTTGTAGATGACCGCGTCGGGGTCTTCGGTCTCCCTGACTTCCCTGATCAGGGCACGGATCTTTTTGAGGTCGAAATAATAGGGGGCCGGCGTCCTCCCGTCCCACATGGGGCCCTCCCGGTGGCAGGAGGCGATGAGGGCGACCTTCGTCCCGCCATGCCCGACCATGAGATATTCGGGATAACCGCCGAGGCCGTAGTGCCTGATGCCGCTCTCCTCCAGGTGCCTGACCGTCTCCTCGACACCAGCACGTCCGCTGTCCATGATATGGTTGTTTGCGAGGGTACAGATGCCGACATGTCTCTCCTTCAGGTACCCGGCCGTATTCAGGGGGGCCATCAGGTTGGCCCCGCCGCTCTCCTTCTGCCTGGGCGGGGCATCGGTGATGGGGTTTTCGAGGTTGATGTGGCAGACGTCCGCGTCACGGAAAAGGGCCCTGATCTGACTATCGAAGATCTCCTCCCCTGCCTGCACCTGATCAAAAAAAACGCCGCTTGCCGAGAAATCCCCCGTACATACGATCCTCATGGATATCACCCCCCCTATCGTGACGACTGGTTAATGAATCTTTTTATCTCCTGATAAAATCCGGCAACCCACCCTTTCAAAAACGGATCCCGTACAACGACCCGTGCATAATAGACGAGGCTCACGACAAAGGCAATGGCAAGGAGGGCCAGGGCAGGCAGGGAGAGGAATTTGGCCGCGATCAGGGGCGCTGCAATCAGGAGGCCGACCGCGAGGTCGGCGCACCAGAGGTAGCACTCCCTGAGATAGTCCAGGCCCGCGAGTTTCAGGAGCCAGAGGTTCATAAAGGCGCAGAAGAACGCACCTGTCAGGGAGAAGAGGAGGATCGCGATGACCGGGTCCCCGGTCATGCCGCCGATGGTGAGGGAGACCACGCGGGACGCCAGGAGCACCAGGTCGAAGACGAGGCCGGCCCCCTGCTTCTCAAGCACGCTGAAGATGGTCGTCAACGGCGACGAGACGAACATGAAAAAGATCCAGGGGACGAGGAGTTTGACATAGAAACCGGCCTCATACCACTGTGGGCCAAGGAAGAAGACGAACATTTCCTCGCCGATGAGGAGGAGGAGGAGCATGGGAAAGATGCTGATCGCGACAAGGCGCCTGTGGACCTCCTGCACGATGGGGCCGATCTTCCCGGTCTTTTTCCTCTCCTCGCTCGCCCTCTGGAAGAAGACCTGCGAGACCGCGGTGCCGACGAGGCCGAGGGGGAGACTCACCGTCTGGTATGCGAGGGAGTACAGCCCGACGATGGCCGGGGTGAAGAAGAAGGCGAGGAATATCGGGGAGATCTGGCGGGAGACCTCGTTGGCCGCGGTCGACCAGGAGGTGAAGATCGGGAACTTCCTGTACCTGACGGCGAGTGCCCTGACCCTCGCCAGGGTGACTGACGAAAGGAGGTGCCGATCCTTCCTGACCTCGCCAAGCATCAGGATATCGGCGGCGCCGTACCCGGCCACGGCCCCTCCGATGAGGCCGAGCGGAGAGGCCACTCCGATGCCAGCCCCGATCTGCACCCCTTTGTTCACGAGGGAGTTCGCCACCCTGCCCCCTGCCACGGTGCCGAACTTCTCCCGCCTGGAGAGCCAGTAGTTCAGGACAAAGAAGAGGCCATTCAAGAGGACGAGGACCGGGATGAGACCGATATACCCGGCAAGGGCAGGGAAATTCAGGGCGGCCGCGATATTTTCGGCGAAGATGAGGAGGACCGCACCGCTGACGGCCGATGTCGCCACCACCAGGACGACGCTGAGGACAGCGAGGTTTGCAGCGTCTTCGTCCTCCCTCGGGAGCATGATGGCAAGGTGATAGGAGAAGCAGGAGATGATCGCGAGTATCCCGGCGATCGAGAGGAAGACCTGGAAGACCCCGAAGTCGTCAGGGGTGTACAGGCGGCTGATGACCGGGATGAGAAGGACGCCCGCCGCCTGGGCGATGACGCTGCCTGAGACAAGTTTCAGGACATTGGTGACAAAACGCGACATGGGGTATGGAGCATAGATTCAACTTGCTCTATATTATCCTTTGGATAGCCTGGCCCTCGATACGGTGGCATTCGGAAAATCAAAACCCGACATGAGGAGGTCAGAGAGTCTGGCCCCTGAGGGCCTCGGTGCCCCGGACGATATAGGGGAGCGACCCCGTGTCAGAGACCTTCCTCGCGGGGACGCCGGCGATGGAGATATTCGGTTCCAGAAAAGACCTGTTCACGACGCTGTTGGCGCCGATGGCGATGCCGTCCGCGATCGTGATGTCGCCGAAGATCTTCGCGCCCGGGCCGATATAGACATTGTTCCCGATCTTCGGGGCGGTCTCGTCATGGGACCCGATATTGGCGCCAGGGTGAATCCGGCAGTTTTCTCCGATCTCGGCGGCGCTGTTGACGACGAGCTGGCCGTAGTGGGCGATGGACAGGCCTGGCCCGAAGACGTTCAGGGGGATGGTGAAGCCGAGGCGCACCGACATCTGGTGGTACC
Proteins encoded in this window:
- a CDS encoding flippase, with the protein product MVSQARSLSRIMNIDPVRRQGLISLASTVGLTAAGFAATMYFTHVLGKAAYGPYALFLAYYGIFNLIGDGGFGGAAVKRISAGSERNEYFTAFLVLRVLLLALSVTALLAIRPFIDALQGEGIVFWLVLALFIGVFTGVTGNGVYGEGKVGVNQSGGFLNNLVKILLQVVAVFFGYGVAGLVGGFVAGLFVGGLFNLRFLSLRPAWFTRRHLRNLSTFSFWIFLASSGVIIFSYADTILVGYFMTDADVSVYQIAFQFTAAAAFTTTALRTTLYPKISRWHADRHPAWIANSLSRAFTYSLLLAVPVAVGGWVLGDRLLYFFYGAGFAEGAAVLGILLLVQVINVFMYLQTMTLSAIDRPRESFYATGTAAVVNVVLDLALIPILGIEGAAVATLVTMVVNATIARHYLSKQITVRLERGPVLHILLAAGAMALVLILYRTVIPLTNVFVVLAAVALGGIVYGLVLMKADRSIHDELRDLVVQLGVPWPRWL
- the tmk gene encoding dTMP kinase, encoding MLVTVEGIDGSGKSTLVAGLAGALADLGPVVTREPGATWVGEAVRRAIAENRDPVTECLLFVADHAAHLTHVVRPALEEGKIVISDRYSDSRYAYQAVTLQGTMPDPEGWLRAVHAPFTVVPDLTFLCVLPVEAAVTRLKEHKEHFEEAAVLAAVQANYLQFAEAEPERFVLVDAMLEKEAVLDFVAAEIRRRAGSRR
- a CDS encoding HisA/HisF-related TIM barrel protein, which encodes MECILAMDLKGGSVVHGAKGERETYAPLTWGLARSAEPVAYCEDLAPKYLYIADLDRIEGVGDHENVIRRLADMVDRCYVDRGCRGPADLMGGVVNVVGTETAGEDLARYPGSFLSVDVKGGLVIPSGEAPVAVLKRAADLPFAGCILLNVGGVGTGCGLPADLEEIRAAYPGRLLWGGGVAGVRDLDVIEGAGFDGAIVATGVHRGTIPRAWVEEGRTCS
- a CDS encoding (5-formylfuran-3-yl)methyl phosphate synthase, whose translation is MRLLVSPSSIEEAQSALAADIIDVKKPSEGSLGANFPWVIRGIKEMAEKPVSAAIGDFDYKPGGAALAAYGAACAGADYIKVGLMFDGRDKAYELSRAVVKAVKDEFPEKTVVIAAYSDYERLGTISPFVAAEAAAEAGADVAMIDTGRKDGKSTFSFMDADALATFTEQNRSLGVATALAGSLKFEDLTTLKTIDPEIIGVRGMVCGGDRTDAIRPELVEKALAMIR
- the guaB gene encoding IMP dehydrogenase produces the protein MYAEKLNVPTALTFDDVLLVPAASLVEPSEADVHAIFSKNIPLNIPIVSSAMDTVTESEMAIALARLGGIGVIHRNMKPEREVEMVSRVKRAEDLIEREVLSVGPDATLSEVEELMNKHGIGGVPVIEKNHLVGIISRRDIRAIVHRRGKEAVRSIMTTAPITAREDVTAETALETMYSSKVERLPVTNGDGRLLGIITMQDILEKRAYPLANRDADGSLRVAAAVGPFDFERAMMLDEAGVDAIVVDCAHGHNLHVVKAVREIKASAKADIVAGNIATAAAASELSDTVDGLKVGIGPGSICTTRIVAGVGVPQVSAISSVADVAGPLGIPVIADGGVRYSGDIAKAIAAGANCVMMGSLLAGTDEAPGRVIAMQGRKYKQYRGMGSLGVMSGGESSDRYFQKKGIGRTKYVPEGVEGAIPYVGNVSDVVYQLVGGLKSAMGYTGSATIEDLRTKGMFVRITAAGMGESHPHNILITDEAPNYRLMS
- a CDS encoding ArsR/SmtB family transcription factor; its protein translation is MLDNGEVSRLLDILGNRNRRRIIDLLRLKPCFVTEISDKLMISPKAVIEHLQMMEQEEILSSFHDDRRRKYYCLVREIRVDVRLEGNETGPFPRPGESRGAKYLTALFMLTRMLRTRDSLIANLEEIERDIEVKMNDVVKYSREILSNETEMDLVLALAHCTLTLQDLEEYTGLEAEPVEAMLEDLIGKGIVEQNGKEYMLRVSYAEQPL
- a CDS encoding CS domain-containing protein; this encodes MPNNPYDEIFKSLAKILGEMTAEGGEPPRIIGCTIIAGGGAPHREEEMPEDDDGIDYEVVEGEDCVYVTAEVPPEAEVAAEFGPREVTLTVGDATETIDLEADIDGEGSSYSVNNGILDVVCRKAGKTA
- a CDS encoding SDR family oxidoreductase, with product MKYIVTGGAGFIGSHIAEALRDRHEVVVIDDFSTGHPENLRGFDVTLVEGSVADLPLLQEIFAGADGVFHQAAIASVPKSVADPLATHEANLTGTLNVLLAARDAGVRKVVLASSSAVYGESPELPKREGMLPEPLSPYAVSKLAGEHYAASFSRLYGLQAVCLRYFNVFGPRQDPSSPYSGVISIFADRILAGKPITIYGDGEQTRDFVYVADVVRANLRAMEGGAEGVFNIARGRTTTLNALAETMMRAAGRTVEVRHAEARAGDIRHSCADIERAREILGWAPEWGLEDGLARTIRAAGPQRL
- a CDS encoding CapA family protein, giving the protein MRIVCTGDFSASGVFFDQVQAGEEIFDSQIRALFRDADVCHINLENPITDAPPRQKESGGANLMAPLNTAGYLKERHVGICTLANNHIMDSGRAGVEETVRHLEESGIRHYGLGGYPEYLMVGHGGTKVALIASCHREGPMWDGRTPAPYYFDLKKIRALIREVRETEDPDAVIYNYHGGTEYNIVPEPKRRAFFHEIARAGADLVIGHHAHAPQGIETVDGRTIVYGLGNFCFDVPTHHNVSYTCDSYCLGVEIEDGGEIALTRYYYHIDLEKRLIVMANDEERQECFRRHLQVFDSEEQYRQAWYKDAFRVYCTNRFPNVSRSSAAAGQTGGNGNSIEKGAVFRKMRERGMGSVPAAAIRTVVSDLRHESLRPFFFGAIRHLIREKAGHNR
- a CDS encoding lipopolysaccharide biosynthesis protein, yielding MSRFVTNVLKLVSGSVIAQAAGVLLIPVISRLYTPDDFGVFQVFLSIAGILAIISCFSYHLAIMLPREDEDAANLAVLSVVLVVATSAVSGAVLLIFAENIAAALNFPALAGYIGLIPVLVLLNGLFFVLNYWLSRREKFGTVAGGRVANSLVNKGVQIGAGIGVASPLGLIGGAVAGYGAADILMLGEVRKDRHLLSSVTLARVRALAVRYRKFPIFTSWSTAANEVSRQISPIFLAFFFTPAIVGLYSLAYQTVSLPLGLVGTAVSQVFFQRASEERKKTGKIGPIVQEVHRRLVAISIFPMLLLLLIGEEMFVFFLGPQWYEAGFYVKLLVPWIFFMFVSSPLTTIFSVLEKQGAGLVFDLVLLASRVVSLTIGGMTGDPVIAILLFSLTGAFFCAFMNLWLLKLAGLDYLRECYLWCADLAVGLLIAAPLIAAKFLSLPALALLAIAFVVSLVYYARVVVRDPFLKGWVAGFYQEIKRFINQSSR
- a CDS encoding serine O-acetyltransferase gives rise to the protein MRKCEYWNNCLKNISPAHALFYYTLQYRYHQMSVRLGFTIPLNVFGPGLSIAHYGQLVVNSAAEIGENCRIHPGANIGSHDETAPKIGNNVYIGPGAKIFGDITIADGIAIGANSVVNRSFLEPNISIAGVPARKVSDTGSLPYIVRGTEALRGQTL